AATTGTCCCACCTGATTCTCCAAACTTTTGATGGAAGCTTGGGTGGTTTGTTGAAACTGAAGAGTATTTATAGCAAGTGCATTGATTAAATCCTCAGTAGAGGGTTTGgcacttggtggtggagcagcttGCGGTGCTTGTGATGGTCTAGGTACAAAATTATTTTGAGACCCCTGTTGCAAAATGAAACCAGGTGGTCTTGAAGATGTAGACTGTGGAACAActtgttgttgattcccataaCGAAGATTTGGATGATCACGCGAGTCAGGATTATAAGCTTGTGAAAAGGGTTCATAGTACATCTAACGTAATTGACCAGGGAAATTTCCTATAGCATTAACACCCTCAGTTTCTCCCTAAAATAGAGTAGGGCAAGTATCAGTAGCTTGCCCCACAACTTGACAGATTCCACATGGCCTCACCTGTTGGCCTAAAGCTAGTTGTTGTACCACTACAGTTAATTGAGCCAATTGTTGACCCAGCTGATTAGCATTAAAGGTGCTCACTTCATTAGCTGATTTGGGTGGTGGAATAGGATCTTGGCGAATGCCAAACTGTTGTGAGTTAGCAGCCATAATAGAAATCAAGCTCCTGGCTGCAGCAGAAGTCTTATCAACTAGTGCACCCCCACTGGCTGCATCAATCATACTCCTATCCAGTGattgtaatccttcataaaagtacTGAATGAAGAGTTGCTCATATCTGATGATGAGGGCAACTAGCACACAACcgcttaaatctctcccaatattcATACAAAGACTCTCCTGTATATTGCCTTATACCACAGATCTCTTTCCTGATGCTTCCAACTTTAGATGCTGGAAAATATCGTTCCAGGAACATAGTCTTCATACCATTCCAGGTTTTAATAGTACCAGGTGGAAGATAGTATAACCACTCTTTAGCTGCATCCTTtagggagaaaggaaaagctcGCAGCTTAATTTGTTCTTCAGTCACTGCAGCAAGTTTCATACTAGAACAGACAATATGAAACTCCTTCAAATGTTTATTCGGATCCTCACCAGGCAGCCCATGGAAAGAAGGCAATAAGTGGATGAGGCCCGATTTCTGCTCAAAGTTTACATCCAACGGTGGATATTGGATGCAAAGTGGTTGTTGGTCAAGATTTGGCGCTGCCAACTCTTTCAATGTCCTTTGCTGGGCCATTTTTCTATAGGATCGAACTGAATTGTCAGAATCAGATTCGTTGTCAGACGGTAATGGCACTTTAATAGGATTTACTTGTTGAGCAAGACGTTGAAAATGTGGATTATCGGTGATAGTCCTTGAAGAATGAGAAGCTGACGATGACTCAAGATATTGTTTAAGCCTAAATAACCTTTCTTGGGTATCGTCTTCACCAGACATATACACCTGACAATTCCACagtaaaaactaattagtcacaaataaataaatttgaataataaagagaataacaatagtcctcggcaacggcgccaaaaatttgatggctgtcatataccacaacaaatttaacaattatttttctttcaatacttccaattatcttagtataatagcaagcacaagTTGAACCCatgaggactatcgttcactttattattcaataattaacactaaaacttaaaagggaATTTAGAtttcaaactcaaaattaaataacataaactagaaagcaattaAAAAtggatattacgatattaagaaataGTTAAAAGTTAATCTctaccctcaacaatcattcccaatcaccaataataaatatcattccaatttctcaattaaactattaaccccgcagataacgctgaagtaaacaattatcccagtctccctattacaagtaattaaggcgaagcgctcaataattaactcttttagctaagcaataaatctatgaagcatacaatcaatttaacttagataaatcattaagtcctatggagacaagttaatctaggcaataaattaatgaagcatataattcatttaacctaggttctatttttcatcacaatcaacaattcttttgacatcactatcaattgcaatttatcacatacatttagaatcctaaactattaggtgagtagtaattctaagatgacaattgaataatgtaataaccttaattagttggccagctaacaagaaatcacaaaatccataacattcaattggaaaaatggaaacaatttaatattgagagaaattaaataaTGATATTCATTAttaacaatcaagaattcatgtcttgggttttgaattaacccttaaccttaaaaaaacctactccataatagtaatcataataacaaacataattataattaagattaaagagattaagggaagaaacgaaactagattgatgaacaaaaaTAATGTAGTCTTGTCgtcttctctccagccctttctgagtctttttctctcctaaaccgtaataaaaaatCCTCcctaaaattaaccctaataatcctttatagtctcaattaaattataattaaaaagtaattaaaaatctaaaaatgacgtCGCAAGCTGCGGCCTGGAAAATGCGAGCCGCGACCTAGAACAAAATCTGTGCATAAATTGGTCACTCAGGCAATGGCCTGAAAAAACTGAGCAGCGGCCTGTCTGGAAAAAAAAATTCTGAAACTCCAATTCCATTTAAAGTGTCGCGGCCTGAGTTTTATGAGTTGCGACCTACCTtaaatttcttcaattcttgatcttagaTAGCTTGTATGTTGCCtccacttcaacatttcaatcctGAAAGCTTGGAATACTCCCAAAACTTCATTTtcactacacttgccatcaaaatgtcatatttatcatcataaaatgcaatgtagaaaatatgttgtagaatcacgaaactaagttaaaactattaaaaatgctatcataacaccatccaagcatagaaaaacttaacaaatattaatacaaaaatgaccttatcagcTTTCTATGAtatcaatttttatatatgctttattttgtgtaaaacatgttaaaaattaattagaaaatggttttggtttgaaaaattgctaaaaaaaatttttgaaatttttttgcacTGGTGCGCGCACGCACTGCGCACCGCGCACCAGCGCGTGCGCCTTGTGCGCGCACCCCGTGCCCCGCGCGCGCAAGCCTAGCAGCCCAGCCAGTGAACAGTATCGGTACGGGTACTGTTtatcataatattttttttttaaattaaagaaaattaagaattgtgaaaaattattatttataatcaaagccaaaaatttcatattttttttgtatttaatttttttttaaataatatatttttgttagtttagatttaaataattagatattttctacaaagattcaaattcaaatttaaaaatagactaacaacttaattttaaatcttttaatatattaaaatattagaattaagatattagatatttaagatattttcatttaaattcttgattttttttattaaatctttatttgaaaatataaatatcttttcattctatagtttttaatatttaaattatttgaaatttgaatattgttagttagatatttttatggatatttgaatttgtttaactattttgagatattttagagttgttataactatttatattttatttttttaaatggttaaaatattagctaatagttgtaacaacacaagatatttttggaaaatagttaagatattgattttaaaatttaaaattggttaaattttgaaaaatatcattttttttccagccaattaataaaatatatattttttaataaatgagatttaaattaaatttggttaattgttgataaatcctatttaaattaaattaatattttttttcaaattaacctaaaaccaagttgattgttaataaatgaaaattaaatcaactattgttaattgttgataaatttaatttaaattgacttattttttgtaaaaatttaattaatttgaatttttgataaattctagataattaattgttgtatttttgcaaatgaaatcaattgtgatatttttgcataaattcatagaattgctcatataataacatgattaggctcatccaattatagcatgcctgtttgcactatatgtggtatttttgcaattaggcttagatgcatatagtggctcatatgtttgttagatatatgatattttgccaaataaaatattcataaaatgataggttttatttgggcccattagaaaatgtatagtttaaattcctctcttgtgggtgattccacttgtgaatgcccatttgatttgcatgactatagtcagcctaatcaattaataacaattaataaaacgaaggcttaaattcctgtcttttggaccttgtatggaagataaggggcttttgtagtgggaacgacatactggacccagccctcatccatacaagctcaattgttaaggcccatttacctgagtttgacttaattgtataggtttattatattagttaaacctaaatattgattagcaacaaattaattctaaattaattggatttgtttcaatgtgatactttagaattaataggaaattataggactttggttttaaaaaatttaatctgtgtaatttttttttgaaaaaccatagtcattaattttctaaaaataaataataaaaatactattttttaattttataatgagcttattttaataattttattcgatctccaccgttggtttaacatagtcaatagcttaatggggcctcgaggcgctttgattcgtccccctacggaaggtgttcattagttattttgacaaggttagattttgaaagatagataattataggtcaaattctactagactcacccctacggtaaCT
The genomic region above belongs to Humulus lupulus chromosome 1, drHumLupu1.1, whole genome shotgun sequence and contains:
- the LOC133825120 gene encoding uncharacterized protein LOC133825120 codes for the protein MSGEDDTQERLFRLKQYLESSSASHSSRTITDNPHFQRLAQQVNPIKVPLPSDNESDSDNSVRSYRKMAQQRTLKELAAPNLDQQPLCIQYPPLDVNFEQKSGLIHLLPSFHGLPGEDPNKHLKEFHIVCSSMKLAAVTEEQIKLRAFPFSLKDAAKEWLYYLPPGTIKTWNGMKTMFLERYFPASKVGSIRKEICGLQSLDRSMIDAASGGALVDKTSAAARSLISIMAANSQQFGIRQDPIPPPKSANEVSTFNANQLGQQLAQLTVVVQQLALGQQMYYEPFSQAYNPDSRDHPNLRYGNQQQVVPQSTSSRPPGFILQQGSQNNFVPRPSQAPQAAPPPSAKPSTEDLINALAINTLQFQQTTQASIKSLENQVGQLAASYNRLEANLSNKLPSQPEMNPKENASAVTLQSGKQYDPPSPPMPSKLSSKPQVDCSVNEDVPPKPTNPTQLNPKPTFVIPPSFPSRLKKTKKEEVDKEILDTFRKVEVNIPLLDAIKQVSRYAKFLKELCTNKRKLRGNEKVSVGENVSAVLQKKLPPKCKDPGTFTIPCTISNKRIERCMLDLGASINAMPFSIYASLNLSPLEETGVITQLSDRSNAYPRGVIEDVLVQVNELVFPADFYVLDMEDESIPCSTPICWGDHS